The genomic region TCCTGCTGATGTAGAGTCTTGTCCGTTGTTAATGACCGACATCCTGTTCTCAACCTCGTGATCCGTATCGTATATGTATAGCTGTAAAAACTTTGGGGCTTTCCCCACGGCTGGGACCAATGACCCCATCAGATGATAATTTTGCCCGCTTATTCGAAAAGCATAAGGAGCTGAACCATTGTTGAGTGACTTATCGATCTTACCTCCCATTGATGTAAATGCAAAGATGGTGTTGTACATCCTAATCTTATCACGAAATTCCCTGCATCTTCGACCCCCATTGGAGTCTAAAAGCTCATCTAGTAAGGGTGGTGGATCCTTAAGTAATGGGGCTTGTGACCACCCTGACAACATAATGTAAACTTTGGGTTTGTTGTGTGGCATTGTTTCCGCTTCCTTTCCTGGTACCAAAATAACGCACCGCAAGAGTTACAAACACGGTCTGGCTCTCCAAAGTTTAGTATATCTGTTTGCCTTTCTGCAGAGATTTAGTTAGTTGGTTATTATTAATACATAAATTTAGCGAATATAAATTTTAATATAAATTGGTCCGCTGTCTTACCGATAATAGGGGTAGTGGGAGTATGATTTGCTCTGTAAGGATGTTGCCTCTGTCTTATGTTTCGCCGGCGGTTAATAACTGTTCTTTGTTGATCTGTAGCCTGCAATTGTTGTGTAGCTATTGAATGCTGATTTCCTGTGGTATTATCATTTATATCGTTATGTCTTTCATTGATCTCCAGATTCGGTGGTTGTGTATCTCGTCTACATCTTGCAGCTCTCTTAAGGTCAGTGAAGCTCGCTCCTTTCCCTGTAAAATCCATTGTGCTGCTGTCCTTCCAAACGGTGTCTGTTCTTATTTTACAAAACTGTTGGTTTGATTATATATATACACTGTTATTTGTTCAGTAAGTTCCTTATTTTGCAGGACTTTCCTAAGctcttttgtgttttttttttcttcctttagtTTCCTTAAATCAACATCACTTTCCTTAATCGTTTGATTATGCATATGCACTGATGTACGTTCAATAAGTTTCTTAATTCTGCAAAGAATTGCTAAgctgttttttgtttgttttctgaAAGTTTCCTTAAATCAACATCACTTTTTTTAATAGTTTACTTGTTAGTTGCcttaaaatttatatatttttctacAGGATTGTAGGGATATTCTATCATTGAATGTGTATCCAGTCAACccatttatgttttgcattttttaCCAAACAATTTAAAAGTTTCTACAGAAGACAGTGTCAAAGTGCTATAGATCATTTTTGGGACAACGTGATAAGAAGGTACTGAGCCTCAAAATTTAACTCATGTGAATTTTGGCTTCAGTCGGAGGATTCTTGTTGATTTTTTAAATGATCTTCATCCATCTATCTGTCTTATTTAGTCTTAGCTGATAACTGATTTTAAATATATTCCTGCAGCTTAGCTTTGAGCTTCTGGACTGTCTTTTAGTTCATTATCCAGAATCATTTTCTAACCTGgtatgtcttttttttttttttttagtttgtctCAATTTTTTTTATGAGTAACCTGATATGTTCCGTTATTCTTCTCCACACTGGTTTCTCAGCTTCCCGTAGTCCTTTAGAAAGATACAAAGCCGACTTCCCAATGGTTGAATAGCAGTAGTTGCAGCCTTGTAGGTTATAGTTCTATTGTCTCGGTGACCATCAAATTTTTTGCCGTAATCAACGGTAAAAAACGCACCACTAGCTCAAATCGACTTATTATTTATTTGGCATATAATGATAGATTTTACAAAACCATTGTAACGAAAATGGTTTCCAAGAAAAATCTAATATTATCACTCATAGTCATTTTGAATTCAATACTTAAGCAAATGAGCTGTCAATATGCTTTAGGGATCACCTTGTATATGTTGTATGTGAAACCATTGAAGGTGAAAAAGATCCTCAATGTTTGGTGCACGTTTTCCATTCCGTTTGATGGGTTGCACTAAACCAGTTATCTTGAAACACACGTGTATAGGTGGTGTCACTCGATTTATCTTACTTTGTAAGTCACTGACTTTTTGAAACTTgtaacaaaaattaattaaatagaaaTCTTTGTCTACTATAGATAACTCCTGTTAACAATTACAATATATTTTTAgcgcacaaaaaaaaaacaatttaaatATCTTTTGAGAATAAAACATTAATAACTTGTTCTCATTGATTTGTTGTTGGTGCGTTAATACATGTATACTTGATAATCTATTTTTTATTATTCTTactaagcataaaataaaacttaAAAACTTGTTGTTTCGTTGACTTGATGTTGTTGTCTCCATCTGTGCCTTTGGTAAGGATTATGGTAGTCCTGTGATTCTTTAGCTTTTGCCTTTCTTGCTGCAGTAAGACATGATTTTATTAGATTCGTTAGTTTCTGATATGAATAATTTGTTATTCATAAATTATTCAGGATTGGCCACCTCTTTTTCTTTGATGTTTGAACATTAGCTTCTTGTACTGCCTCATGTCCGTATGCTAAGCTTAGAATTCTTGTATCATTAATAGTTTTTCCATCAGCAGGAGAGAAACTTGGAACTCTTGTATAATTAATCGTGTTTCCTTCGGCAGAGGAGGTTGTTGGTTCCTGTGCAGAATCCCGGTGTCAGGTAAGTAGCCAAAGCTTAAATTAAGTGTTATTATGTCATTAAGGTGAAAGAAGTTACATCTCTGAGGTCTTGGTTGCCAGGCATGTCTGGACTTTTGATTTTGTTGACTGTGAATCCTTCCTTTTTGTCTATCAGGTTGTACTTGTTAAGCTTAACTTCAAAGACATGGGTTTCTCCGACCAATTTCCCAATGGGCTCCGGGAGTAATTCAGGTATTCCATCCTGATAATAGTTTAATGTATGAGTAATTAGTAATTTCATTTATTTAAACATTTAGGTATTTCAAATTTTTAGAGAGTGTTTGTTATATACCTCACTGTTGTCGCTCAAAAGTGTAGTGACGACTCTCAGCCAATCTGTCTAACAACACAAATGTGTTGTTGCCCGTGTGATCTTCAACCTCGAATTCCACTCTGTACCTATATAGTTGATGATAAATAGATGTATCATATATTTGTATGTTAAGCTTTACTTTAATTAATAGGAATAACAACATGTTTCTTACCTTGTGATCAGGATATCTGCTGGATCTTTACAAATTCGGCATATTTTGTCTTTGTGTTCATATATTAACTTCTTGCGACAGCTCGGGCAAGAAGTGAAGTACCAAGGCTTTGTCGTATTGATTCTGGTGATAGTCGATTTGCATATGACCTTTGTCCCATCAGCAACATCGCTAGCATATATCAACTCGGTAAGTTCTTTTATTGTCAATGTGAGTGGATTTTCAAATGTCCTCAGAAGCACCATAGGTGTCTAACTCAAAATTCGAATTGGCAGTATCAATCCTGTATGCGTAAGACAATAGTTTAGGGGTTTATTTTTCAGTACGTAGTTTAAAAGTGTGCTAAAGAGATTATTAGTTACCCTTCAATATACTCTTTTAACTGAGGCAGGTTGATATCTCCATATATTATAGTTTGATCTGTTGAACCCATTGTAATATTTTCTACAGTAGACATATTTTTCAATTTATGTGCCTATTTTGTCTTGAAAATAAGAGAACTATAAATAACAAAGCTTTGTAATACCGTTAAAAGTCTTCGTTGTGAGAGACGTTAGTATAACCACATTCGTTTTTGTAGTGTCAGAGTTAAGGTGGTCACTGAAGATTTTGGCAACATTGGACCAAAGAGTTATGTTCAATACATCTCCACTGCACAAAATTTATTTCTGTAAGTTACAACAACTAATCTGTTTGTCACAATGTATTATTTTAAGTTGTAAAACTTACCTGTTAAGTTCAATGTCAATGACCCTTCTGAGAACCTTCCCCTTTCTCCCCTATATTTCTTCCAATTTTCTAGGTTTTTTCAATCTACCAATAACATCTACCGCACAAAGTAATCTTTAGCAAAAATGTATTTTATTATATAATAAGTAGCATAGTCAAATGTCGATAACAATACCTGTTAGTTGAATTTCCTTATCTGCACGAAGCTTGATTGTGTCGTAGGGAGCCAGGTCAAAAACTTGTTGCGGGACCCTTACATCTTCTTCTAAAGGTTGGACAAACGTTGCGAATATAAAATTTATTATGAGATTGTTTGCGACACATCTATATGTTGGTTTATTATCTTTCACTTCAAAGTTCTTGATTAAATACATGTGGCCTTCTTTCAGTTTCTCTTTATAATGTGGGGCATCATCCCTATTGATTGAAGCTTGAATAGCGTTTCTCTGTATCACACGTTGCTGTCAGTTCTTTTGTATAATATATAGTTGATATGGTAGTTTTATAGAATAACAAATGTTGATAGGTTACTTACCGTTTCATCAGCAAGTATAACGTCAATTCCCATGAAAAACTTCTTTAACCAAGTTATATTGTCCCACATTCTAATCACCCTTACTTTTAATTTCCAATATTGCTTGTTTTTTTGCTAAATCTGCTATAAGGTCATACTAGTTTTagcccgtgcaaaaaatgcacggattTGACATATATTATTCtcaaataataatacaataatttaATATATAGTGTCAATAATGATAAGACTATGTTACAAATTATGCTTTGGATATAATTTCACGTGATTGAATATTAAAAATACTTTTAAATTCAAAAGTATTGAAAATAAATGATgcataattattatttaaatgcTTGTGACATGTTGACATAAGTCGTTATGTAAATTAATACTTATAAGCCCAAAGTAAAACGAACCATAATCTGAACACCCATAATGAAAACCTAAACCCAcaaaaatcaatatatatatatatatatatatatatatatatatatatatatatatatatatatatatatatatatatataagtattCATGACCCCAAATAATTAAACTAAGCATAAATAAACCCTAAACTAACCACTTATAATGAAAATCCAAACCCACCCCACTTTAATGCTTACGGAGTACATTTTTATATCAGAATCAATTTACTCACGTTCTCCTTCCCGTCTCCTAGCTCCCTCTGCCTACCCATCTCACTCTTACTTTCCtttcatttttttcaattttcaattttcacTAAATCTAATCATCTCATTTTTTCACAATTATCTACCTTCATCAtccatctctaatttttgttcTATTTTTTTAGCACCATATGCGATTTACATAAAAAAAGAACTTCAATAATTATTATAGATTCATGTAAGTATGCTTCAATCAAATATCTGAGTATTTTTTAAATTTAAATTAACTATTTACTCTCAGTTGTTTTGTAAatcgatttttcacgattatattTTCTGTTGTTTAGTAAATCGATTTTTCACAATAATAAATCATTTGCATGTGATATTTAGTAAATATATTTTCTATTTAATGCTTCATATTAGTAGATGTTATATTCTGCTAGAATTTTCAAACACTACTACGGAGTATCCTATAACTTTTTTAATACgagtaatattattatttttaatgtcATTTATCTTTTAAATTTTCTTGTTACAAATATTCCTTATAATTGTTTTGGAAACAATAACTACAAAAgattttttttagaattatttGTTTCAATCAATAGTCAGATATGATAAtttattttataaatatatatcaTGATTTTATAAAGAACAAAAATAAATGTTCAGTTATtggatttttttttctatttttatcaGATTATTTTTTAAAATTGACTAATTATTTAagatatttttatttattatttgatacaTTTTATCTTTttcgatttaaaaaaaaagtCAATTTTTCTGTACTTCATTTTTATTTcaataataaataatttaataCTTACTTCGTATATATATATTAGACttttaaatgattttttttttcaatttctagATTCAGTTTTAATTGTCCATTTTTTTATGTTAGAAATTAAATCGAGGAAGTAATAATAAAACTATAAAAGTATAATGGAGTGTAACATATTTACTTGATAAAAATATGATAGACTAATTAAATATGTACATGCTAATTAAATATGTACATAGAACATGGGGGCcctacctaaaaaaaaaaaatcattctcCTGAAATCAAGTAACCAATAGGATTGCTTAAATGGCTTTAGCTTTTATAGATAGAGGATTTTGATACATCTAGCGATTCCCTTGGCCTGTTTAGTATAAAAAAGGCGAACAAATTTATGCTTGAATTGAACTGCCTATATCACATGGAAAGAACGAATAGtaaaatttaattattataagataccTTTTCTTGTTTGTGTTGGCCATATGCTCTCCAAGATTAGCTGACATCTTCAATATGTTGAGTTTGCAGGTGTTACGATTTTAAACGTGAATGGGGATTTGATCAAAGATGGAGAAGAGTATTGCGTATTGAAGTTCTATGAAGATCTATTTGAATTAATAATCTCAATGATGTTTAATTTCTTATATAGTGTTGTTAGATTTCTTATTTTCTAATTCTCTATGGTTATATCATCTATGatgtattaatttattttatggTAATTAACCATATTCTCTTCTTCTCTAAATATTTAGGAAATTACCAAAAgttgtaaattaattttatattatgTGATTTCCTTAAATATGTATCAAAGCATCTTTATATTATTAGTCTTtaaacccaaactatataatactTATAATGAagtcccttaatcgggtccatcacacggtgctagttatttaaaactatatagtataattaatttatataatttttttaattacatggaagtcccttggtttctggaattaatatatagtattgatttatAGATATGTTCATATTAATGATACTTTCTGGGCattaataatgaataatatgatAGTGTGATAAATGTTTATTATTGCGAGTAGAACAGTATTGAAACATGGTTTAGTAATTGTTCATAGTCTTATTATCGTTATCTTTTTACTTCGACTTGTAGCTGAGTAGCTTAGAATTCGTATCTTAAATtgagattggttactggtattgagttattaGGCATGTGTGcttacggtccagagtgaccttgGTTATtaagttatttatatttatattctttggattgatattgagatggaaattatTGGGTGAAATGTTTGACACATCCAATCCCGTGAGTGGCTATGGTTCTTTGGAGGCACTAGAATGATTACGATGGGTGATATACTGGGTGTTTCTAATTAGTATTTGTGACCATTAGGCTCCAATATGTTAAAATGATCATGCCTTAGTGATAACTCTTTATTTTACTCGTTTTTTAATCCACATTTTATCTCTCATTTATCCGAATTAATAACCCGAGTTAGCCTAATTCACCCTTTTTTGTCTTATATAGCACATTACCCATTTAGTTTTAAATGTTGCTATTCTATATTACTTTTTGGAATTTGGTATTGATCTCGTGTTTTCTTTTGTGTAATTGTAGGTATCAAACGGAGCGGAAACCGTAATAATCTAAGTGGATCAACTAAAACTAATTTAAGTAGATCAATTGGGATCAAGTGGATCATGTGAATGCAGGCCTCGGCAATGCTTCACGTGGACTTGGACACAAACAAAGGAAACAAGCCCACTTGTGTCCTCTTGATTAATTTTTCATCAAAAGCAAGTATGCAGCAACATTGTCCAGGGCAGGGGAAAACCCTCATTTTTTGTCTTTGGTTCTGGGCAGCTGAGAGACGGGAACACAGTAGGGAGTAGTTCTAGTATTTTAGATCTTGTTCCTTAAAAATTCCAATCTTTCCTTCATTAGTCTTAGATCAAGCTAGCTTATCCTTCAAGTTACAATAATTGTATGAAGATTTACTTTCTCATTCCCTTTAATAaaagtttggtataatttcttca from Silene latifolia isolate original U9 population chromosome 3, ASM4854445v1, whole genome shotgun sequence harbors:
- the LOC141648645 gene encoding uncharacterized protein LOC141648645, with the translated sequence MWDNITWLKKFFMGIDVILADETRNAIQASINRDDAPHYKEKLKEGHMYLIKNFEVKDNKPTYRCVANNLIINFIFATFVQPLEEDVRVPQQVFDLAPYDTIKLRADKEIQLTGIVIDI